One Tachysurus fulvidraco isolate hzauxx_2018 chromosome 2, HZAU_PFXX_2.0, whole genome shotgun sequence DNA segment encodes these proteins:
- the dag1 gene encoding dystroglycan: protein MRNKLSRFWDAGCWRMLRLGSRTIALLLLTVMLLAEAQASSPQGTLEVLGDMAQLEASMHSAVLSDLQEARAVVSAAEQPSGFHDSSAVVGRMFQMHIPTKARDSGSTVTIAEAGKDALPSWLHWEPVSSTLQGLPLEVDKGVHYISVSIANANHVSQSPDVFSIEVHPEEHADTDPVQLAIQLTNSDSQHFVCGNEEPVTVLTVILDADLTKMSSKQRVELLASMKKFSGVGLQHMKVLPVVNNRLFDMSAFMAGPGNAKKVVENGALLSWKLGCALDQSNIPNISSVQVPAKEGTMSAHLGYPVVGWYIANKKPHVPKRVRRQLNTPTPVPSLLPPTTYAAPSSRIVPTPTSREIGPTSGSSSPPVWGPVPLPMKPTTTIRTRDPIAHTPTIGPPQPTKIMDTTSTITIQPTMTRPVYVGPSVTPTTKKPTRRPKKPKTTPVPKEPKTTTAKPPRSTTSSVLHDGNTKPELRNPIDQVKSYIGTYFEVKIPSDTFFDREDGTTDKLRLTLRKNADVVGEDSWIQFNSTSQLLYGLPDWQHEGKHEYFMQAADKGGLFATDAFEVRVSRFGNNVKPPVLFAARFQGDPRSVTNDIHKKILLVKKVAYSFGDRNSSSITLKNITKGSIVIEWTNSSLQQNPCPKEQIQAMSRRISDAEGKPSSIFHNAMEPDFKPINITIKGTGSCRNYMFVPPAEIPDPIPSAVTPAVGAGRQSNDDVYLHTVIPAVVVAAILLIAGIIAMICYRKKRKGKLTIEDQATFIKKGVPIIFADELDDSKPPPSSSMPLILQEEKPPLPPPEYPNMASPETTPLNQDILGEYSGLQDDDPNAPPYQPPPPFSVPMEGKGSRPKNMTPYRSPPPYVPP from the exons ATGCGCAATAAACTGAGCAGGTTTTGGGATGCAGGCTGCTGGCGCATGCTGAGGCTGGGGAGCAGGACTATAGCGCTGCTCTTGCTGACAGTCATGCTGCTGGCAGAAGCTCAGGCTTCATCACCCCAGGGAACCTTGGAGGTACTGGGGGACATGGCACAGCTGGAGGCCTCCATGCACTCGGCAGTGCTCTCTGACCTCCAGGAGGCGAGAGCAGTAGTGTCGGCAGCGGAGCAACCAAGTGGCTTCCACGATTCCTCTGCAGTAGTGGGAAGGATGTTCCAGATGCATATCCCCACGAAAGCCAGAGATTCTGGGAGCACAGTTACG aTTGCAGAGGCAGGCAAAGATGCATTACCATCATGGTTGCATTGGGAACCAGTGAGTAGCACCCTTCAAGGACTTCCTTTGGAGGTAGACAAGGGCGtccactatatatctgtgtctATTGCTAATGCAAACCATGTGTCCCAGAGTCCAGATGTATTTTCCATTGAGGTTCATCCAGAGGAACATGCTGACACAGACCCAGTTCAGTTAGCAATTCAGTTAACTAACAGCGATTCTCAGCATTTTGTCTGTGGCAATGAAGAGCCTGTTACTGTTCTGACAGTAATTTTGGATGCAGACCTCACTAAGATGAGCTCCAAACAGAGAGTAGAGCTTTTGGCCAGCATGAAAAAATTCTCGGGAGTAGGGCTTCAACATATGAAGGTTTTGCCTGTTGTTAACAATCGCTTATTTGATATGTCTGCGTTTATGGCTGGGCCAGGAAATGCCAAAAAAGTTGTAGAAAATGGTGCTTTATTGTCCTGGAAACTTGGCTGTGCCCTGGATCAAAGCAACATTCCCAACATCAGCAGTGTTCAAGTTCCAGCAAAGGAAGGGACAATGTCGGCACATTTGGGATATCCAGTGGTGGGATGGTACATTGCTAACAAAAAGCCACATGTACCTAAACGAGTACGGCGACAGCTTAATACCCCCACCCCTGTGCCCTCTTTGCTTCCTCCGACAACATACGCTGCGCCATCGAGCCGCATTGTGCCCACACCTACATCCCGGGAAATTGGACCAACCTCGGGCAGCTCATCACCACCTGTGTGGGGCCCTGTACCACTGCCTATGAAACCTACTACTACTATTCGTACCAGAGATCCAATTGCTCATACTCCCACAATAGGACCCCCTCAGCCCACAAAAATTATGGATACTACCAGCACTATTACAATCCAGCCTACCATGACCAGGCCAGTGTATGTTGGACCTTCTGTAACACCAACCACCAAGAAACCAACAAGAAGGCCCAAGAAGCCCAAGACCACCCCAGTCCCGAAGGAACCGAAGACAACCACTGCCAAGCCACCTCGCAGTACCACCTCCTCGGTTTTACATGATGGCAATACAAAACCAGAGCTGCGTAACCCAATTGATCAAGTTAAGTCATACATTGGTACATACTTTGAGGTGAAAATCCCATCTGACACATTCTTTGACCGAGAGGATGGAACAACAGACAAGTTAAGATTAACTCTGAGGAAGAATGCTGATGTTGTTGGAGAAGACTCCTGGATTCAGTTCAACAGCACTAGCCAGTTGCTTTATGGATTACCAGACTGGCAGCATGAGGGCAAACATGAATACTTTATGCAAGCAGCTGACAAAGGTGGTCTTTTCGCAACAGATGCCTTTGAGGTCCGTGTCAGTCGTTTTGGAAATAATGTTAAGCCCCCAGTCCTGTTTGCTGCTCGATTCCAAGGGGATCCTCGTTCAGTTACCAACGATATCCATAAGAAGATCCTTCTTGTCAAGAAAGTGGCCTATTCATTTGGTGATCGCAATTCTAGTTCAATTACACTGAAAAACATTACTAAGGGATCCATTGTAATCGAATGGACCAACAGCAGCCTCCAACAAAACCCATGCCCCAAGGAGCAAATTCAGGCCATGAGCCGAAGGATCTCTGATGCAGAAGGCAAACCTTCGTCGATATTCCACAATGCCATGGAGCCAGACTTCAAACCCATTAACATCACTATCAAAGGAACAGGTAGCTGCCGCAACTACATGTTTGTTCCACCAGCTGAGATCCCAGACCCCATTCCATCTGCTGTTACACCAGCTGTTGGAGCAGGTCGACAGAGCAATGACGATGTATATCTTCATACAGTCATACCAGCTGTGGTGGTTGCAGCGATCCTGTTGATTGCAGGCATCATTGCTATGATTTGCTATCGCAAGAAGCGCAAGGGGAAGCTCACCATTGAAGACCAAGCAACCTTCATTAAAAAGGGGGTTCCCATCATTTTTGCAGATGAACTTGATGACTCTAAGCCACCTCCATCTTCTAGCATGCCTCTAATTCTTCAAGAGGAAAAACCTCCTCTCCCACCTCCTGAGTATCCCAATATGGCGAGTCCAGAGACCACACCTCTGAACCAAGACATTTTGGGAGAGTATTCAGGCCTACAAGATGACGACCCCAATGCACCTCCTTACCAGCCTCCACCCCCTTTCTCTGTTCCCATGGAAGGTAAAGGGTCCCGCCCTAAGAATATGACCCCATACAGATCACCACCTCCATATGTGCCACCCTAA